The following is a genomic window from Thermocrinis jamiesonii.
GGGGTCGTGGTAAAGATATTGGGCTTATAGTCCATCTTTCTGCATCCACAGACTGGGCTCCAACTAAGAATGACAAGACCCTTGTTTGCACTGTGGAGGAAGCTATAAAGCTTGGAGCAGATGCGGTCTCTATTCATGTAAACTTGGGAGCAGACTTAGAAAGGGAGATGCTAAGAGACTTTGGTTTTGTATCCAGAGTTTGTGAAGAGTGGGGTATGCCCCTTTTGGCTATGGTCTATGGAAGGGGAAAGGACATGAACCAGTATGACCCTAAGGTAGTTGCTCACTGTGCAAGGATAGGGGCCGAGTTGGGGGCGGACATAGTTAAGGTTCCATACACGGGCTCACCAGAAACGTTTTATAAGGTAGTGGAAGGTTGTCCTGTGCCCGTGGTGATAGCGGGTGGTCCAAAGATGAAAACAGAGAGAGAGGTTTTGGAAATGGTCTATGGAGCCATGCAGGCTGGAGCAAAGGGCTTATCTATTGGAAGGAACGTCTTTCAGGCTAAGGACAGGGTAAAGATGGTAAGGGCTCTGTATGAGTTGGTTCATAAAAATGGCTCTGTAGAGCAGGCATTGAGCATACTGGAAGGAGGTGAATAGATGGGTCTTCTATCGGGTAAGAGGGCTTTAATAACAGGTATAGCAAATGAGAGAAGTATAGCTTATGGCATAGCCAAGTCTTTCCACAGAGAAGGTGCCCAGATGGCTTTTACCTACGCCAACGAAAAACTTAAAAAGAGGGTGGAAGATATTGCCAAGGAATTTGGCAGTGAGCTTGTGTTTGAGTGTGATGTGTCAAAGGATGAGCATATACTTGCTTTGAAGGATTGGCTACAAAAGGAGTGGGGAAGCTTGGACATAATAGTCCATTCCATAGCTTATGCTCCAAAGGAAGAGTTTAAAGGTGGTGTAATAGATACTTCAAGGGAAGGGTTTAAAGTCGCAATGGACGTGTCCGTATACTCACTGATAGCTTTAACAAAAGCACTGCTTCCTTTGATGGAGGGAAGAAACGGTAGTATTATAACCTTGTCTTATTATGGAGCGGAAAAGGTGGTTCCCCATTACAACGTTATGGGTATAGCAAAGGCTGCTCTTGAATGCACAGTCAGGTATTTAGCCTACGATATAGCAAAGTATGGACATAGGATAAACGCCATATCGGCAGGTCCTATAAAGACCCTTGCCGCATACAGCATTACTGGCTTTCACCTACTTATGGAGCATACCACAAAGGTAAATCCGTTTGGAAAGGCTATTACCATAGATGACGTAGGGGATACTGCGGTTTTCCTCTGTAGCGATTGGGCAAGAGCTATAACCGGAGAGGTTGTGCATGTAGACAATGGATACCACATAATGGGTGTGTTTGGGAGGGAAGAGGAGATCAAGAAAGAGGTTTTTGGTAAAAAAACAGAGTTGTGAATACTTAGGGTAGTGCTGAGTAGTTACTGTTTCCTGACCTGCCTACCAATGGTGGAAACCATGTGGAACAGTTTTAGGAAAAGGTTAGTTCCATTAGAGGTTGGGGGGATGTTTCGATGAGAAACTTTTTCGAACAACCTCTGGAGAAGATACAGATAGAGTGTTCAAAAAAGGTCGTGCTTAAGGATAACTTCAAAAAGTTAGAACTTATAGGTGGCATAGACTTAACCTTTGAGAGTTTAAAGGATACTCCCACAAGGGCATGGGCATGTCTTGTGGTAATAGAGCTGAAGACTTTAAAGCCCGTATATTACAAGGTTGTGGAAGGTATTGTAGATTTTCCTTACATTCCAACCTTTTTGGCCTTTAGGGAAATGCCCCTTATGCTTGAGCTATACAAACAGGCAGAAGTGAAGGCAGACGTCTATTTTATAGACGGTCAGGGAGTAGCCCATCCGCGAGGTTGCGGAATAGCATCTCACTTTGGTGTGGAGACGGGAGAACCTACCGTGGGAGTAGCAAAAAGCAAACTTGTAGGATATGCAAAAGATCCAAGCTGGAAAAAAGGTAGTTATCATTACATGACTTATAAGGGGAAAGTTGTGGGGGCAGTTGTTAGGACAAAGGATTATGCAGAGCCTATATATGTATCTGCCGGAAATAACATAAGCTTAAACACCGCTATAGAGCTCGTTTTGAGAACATCCATCTATCGTATCCCTGAACCTACCAGACTGGCACACAACTATTTGCAAAGGATAAGGAAAGAAGCATGAAGAAACACAAGTGCATAAACAGTTTTTTAGCCAACCGCATATTATCACCCCTTTGTCCTTTTGTTAAGCCCCTCTTTAAAAAAGTGTTTAGAATAGAGGTGGTAGGTTTGGAAAATGTGCCTTCTGAAGCTTGTATTGTAGCATCCAATCACAGGAGTCACTTGGATCCACCAGTTCTGAACGCAGTATTCCCTGAACCTTTAATTTTCATCGCAAAGGAAGAGCTTTTTAAAGTTCCATTACTTGGAAAACTTCTGCCCCACATGGGTGCAATTCCGGTCAAAAGAGGTTCAGGTGATATGCAAGCCTTAGAGCTATCTCTTAGCTTCTTAGAGAAGGGTTGTAAAGTGTGCATATTTCCAGAAGGTTCAAGGGCAAACCCCGGGGAATTTCTGAGACCAAAGCTCGGCGTGGGTATCTTAGCCATAAAAAGCAAAAAACAAGTTTTGCCGGTCTATATAGACGGGACAGATAAAGTAATGCCAAGGGGCAAAAGCTTTCCAAAGCCCGGTCCTACCATAAGGGTAATAATAGGAAAACCCAAAGATTACTCTAAGGAAACCAACTACAAAGAAGTAGCTATCAAGATAATGGAGGAGATAAAAACCTTGAGTAAGTTATAATTTGTTTGTGCAGATTTTAGTTACGGGTTGTGCGGGATTTATTGGTTGGGCTGTTGCAAAAAGGCTGTTGGAAGAAGGACACAAAGTAATAGGCGTAGATAACTTAAACAGCTATTACGATGTAAGGCTAAAGCACTACAGACTGGAAGACCTCAGAAGTTATAGAGATTTCAAGTTCTTCCAATTGGACATAGAGGACTACGGAAAGTTAAAAGAAGTGTTTAAGAATTACCGCTTTGATGCGGTTATCAACGAGGCTGCAAGGGCAGGAGTGAGGGCTTCTATAGAAGATCCCTTTGTTTATATGACAACAAACGCAAACGGCACGCTAAATTTGTTGGAATTGTGTAAAAACTATGGTATTTCTAAGTTTGTTTTGGCTTCCACCTCTTCCCTTTATGCAGGACAGCCTATGCCCTTCAAAGAAGACCTTCCTGTGAATACACCTATCTCCCCTTACGCAGCTTCCAAAAAGGCAGCGGAAGTTATAGCCTACACATACCATTACCTTTACGGAATTGATGTTTCTATCCTGAGATACTTTACCGTCTATGGTCCTGCTGGAAGGCCCGATATGAGCGTTTTTAGATTTATAAAGTGGATAATGGAAGACTCTTCTTTGGAAGTTTTTGGCGATGGTAGTCAAAGCAGGGATTTCACTTACATAGAAGATATTGCAGAAGGAACCATTCTGGCATTAAAGCCCTTGGGTTATCAGATAATAAATCTTGGAAACAACAAACCCCACAGTTTGCTGGAGATGATAAGTTTGGTGGAGCGATTTACTGGGAAAAAGGCTAAGATAGAAAATAGGGAATTTCACAAGGCGGACATGAAAGCAACCTGGGCAGACATAACTAAGGCAAAAGAGCTTTTGGGATGGCAACCTAAGACTTCTTTGGAGGAGGGAATAGAAAAGACAGTGGATTGGTTTAAGAAAAACTGGCACTGGCTTAAAGAGGTTAAACTTTGAAGATTTTGGTAACTGGTGGAGCGGGATATATAGGCTCCCACATGGTAAAGCTTTTGGTGGAAAAGGGTTACGATGTTCTGACTTTTGATAATCTTTCCAACGGATATGAGTGGGCTGTGGTAAATAGGAAGTTGATAGTGGGGGATCTTTTAAACTACAAGCTGTTGGAAGAGGTGCTTTTAGATTACAAACCCCACGCGGTAATGCACTTTGCAGCAAAGGTATCTGTTCCAGAAAGTGTGGAAAAACCTCTGCTCTACTATGAAAACAACTTTTGTGGAACCTTGAACCTTTTACAGGCAATGAAAAGGTCAAACATCAAGCTTCTTATCTTTTCTTCCACCGCAGCGGTCTATGGCATACCAAAGGAGGTGCCAGTTAAAGAACATAGCCCTACACACCCCATAAGCCCTTACGGATGGAGCAAGCTTTTTTCAGAACAAGCCATAAAGGACTTTTCAAAGGCTGAAGGTATAAAGTATGGCATACTCAGATACTTCAACGTAGCAGGCGCAGACCCAGAAGGAAAGATAGGACAGGTTAGCAAAAACCCAACCCATCTTATCCTTAGGGCCCTAAAGACCGCAAAAGGCGAGCTTCCTCATCTTGAGGTTTATGGAACAGATTATCCTACTCCCGATGGGACCTGCATAAGGGATTACATACACGTTATGGACCTGTGTCAAGCCCACTTGGACGTGCTAAACTACCTTATGAACGGTGGAGAGAGTGAGGTGTTTAACGTAGGTTATGGAAGAGGTTACTCTGTTCTTGAAGTGATAGAGGCGGTAAAGAAAGTGACTGGCGTGGATTTTAAGGTGGTTACCGCACAAAGAAGAGCAGGAGATCCACCAGAGATAGTGGCGGATCCCTCTAAGCTTAAGCAGTTAGTAGGTTGGAAGCCCGTATACGACGACCTTCACTACATAATAAAAACCGCATGGGATTGGGAAAGATCTTGTGATAAACTATGTATTTGAGCTTTTTGGGAGTATAGAATGGAGCCTTTGGGGGACAAGTTTAGAGCGCTGGCTGAGGCTATAGAAAGAGAATCTGTACTCGTGCATAGAGCCGCACTAATAGACGGATATAGAGATATATACAAGTATTCTACATTTGGTATAGACAAGTTGATAAAAAAAGCTGCTGAGTATGGAGGGAAAAAGGGGGCAAAGATACTAAAGGAAAGGTACGGAGTATATACAGATAGGTTGGATGAAGCTTTGGAGATGCTTACCGTGATAGCGGAATCTTCTAGGCTTATAGAGGTGTTTGAGTTTGACGTGGAAGCTAAGGAAATAAGAGTGGAAGGGTCCATATTGGTGGAGGCGGTAGGTAAAAGCAGTAAGCCTGTCTGCGAGCCAATGGCTGGTTTCTTTGCAGGTTTTTTGAGTGAACTTTTGGAGAAAAAAATAGACGTTAAAGAAACAAAGTGCGCTGCACAGGGACACGAAAGGTGCGTGTTTAAAATATCTATATGAGCTTGCTTAGGGTAAAGACTACGAAAAAAACAAGTATTGTTAACATAACTCCCTTAGTTAAAGAGGAGGTAAAAAAGTCCGGCGTAAAATCTGGGTTGTGTTTGATTTATGTGCCCCACACCACCTGTGCGGTCTTCATAAACGAAGGAGCAGATCCTGATGTGGTAAGAGACATAACCTATATGTTAGAAAAGCTTATACCTTGGGACGATAAAAACTATGCCCATGCGGAAGGTAACTCTGCAGCTCACATAAGAAGCTCTATCATAGGCAATTCAAGGATAGTCCCCATAGAGGGCGGGGAACTAATGCTTGGAACTTGGGAATCTATATTCTTGGCGGAGTTTGACGGTCCAAGGGAAAGAAAGGTTATAATAAAGATTATAGAATGCTAAGTAAAGAAGTGGTTGAAAAAGTAGCGCAGTTGGCTAAGTTAAAGCTAACGGAAGAGGAAAAGGAAACCTTGAGCAAGCAGTTGTTGGATATTATAGAATTTGTCAATCAGCTCAATCAGGTGGATACGGAACAAATAGAAGGCTTTGAAAATCCTCCGGAAGGAACCTTTCTAAGGGAAGATGTGCCCCAAAATCCCTTACCGCGAGAGAAAGCTCTCATGAATGCTCCTGAAAAGGAAAATGGATTTTTCGTAGTTCCAAGAATACTTGAAGTTTAGCTTGGGAGGTATTAAGATTTAAAGCTATGGTAGAGGTTAAATCAAAAGAAGCTGAGGAAAAAAGGAAGGCTTTAGAAAGTGTCCTTGCCTCCATTGAAAGGAAGTTTGGTAAAGGTTCTATTATGCCTCTGAAAAATGCGGAAAAGGTAAAGGTAGAAACTATATCAACCGGTTCTCTGTCTTTGGATATAGCCACTGGAGTAGGCGGCATACCAAGGGGAAAGATAATAGAGATCTTTGGACCTGAGTCTTCGGGAAAAACAACTTTAGCACTGCATGTAATAGCAGAAGCTCAGAAGAATGGAGGAATAGCGGTATTCATAGATGCAGAGCATGCCCTTGATCCCAAATACGCCCAAAAAATTGGCGTAGATGTGGAAAACCTTTACATATCCCAGCCAGACTATGGAGAGCAGGCTTTAGAAATAGCAGAAAGTCTTCTCAGAAGTGGTGCGGTGGATGTGATAGTAATAGACTCTGTAGCTGCTTTAGTGCCAAAGGATGAGCTGGAAGGAGAAATGGGAGAAGCTCATGTAGGCAAGCAAGCCAGACTTATGGCTCAGGCACTGAGAAAGTTAAAAAGTTTAGCCCACAATGCCAATGCAGCGGTGATATTCATAAATCAGCTTAGGGAAAAGATAGGGGTGATGTTTGGAAATCCAGAAACCACACCCGGAGGAAGGGCACTGAAGTTCTTTGCAGACATGCGTTTGGATGTAAGAAGGATAGGGGATGCAAAGGAAGGAGAGAGTAAAGTAGGTAGCAGGGTGAGAGTTAAGGTGGTAAAAAATAAATTGGCTCCTCCTTTTAGAGAAGCAGAGTTTGATATGATCTACGGTGAGGGGATATGTAAGCTTTGCGATTTGGTGGATACTGCAGCAGAGCTTGGGGTTATTAAAAAAAGCGGAGCTTGGTACAGTTACGGAGAAATAAGGTTAGGGCAGGGGAGAGACCAGGCAAAAAAATTCCTTCAAGAAAATCCAGAGCTTGCTAAAGAAATAGAACAAAAAGTTAGGGAGGTGGCAGGTATTGCTACAGCTAATACTAAGGAAGGCGATTGAACTTGGTGCATCAGACATTCATTTAAAAACTGGTTCTGTGCCAGTTGTTAGGGTAAAAAAAAGACTGCTACGTTTGGAGGATTTTAAACCCATTGAAGGTGGGCAAATGGAAACGTTTTTAGCAGAAATACTGGGTAAAAACAGGAAAAAGCTGGCGGAATTTGAAGAATTAGGTGAAACCGACGTCTCTTACTCCATTCCCGGTTTAGCCCGTTTAAGAGTAAACGTGTATAAACAAAGAACAACTATAGCTATGGCTTTTAGGGTCATACCTTATAGCATCCCTCCCTTTGATACACTTAACTTACCCCCTGTTTTAAGGAAGGTTGTAAATGAACACACCAAAGGGTTGATCTTAGTTACAGGACCCACTGGATCCGGCAAATCAACTACGATAGCATCTTTGATAGATGAGTTAAACGCCACAAAGGACTATACGATAATAACCATAGAAGATCCCATAGAGTACCTTTTTAGGGACAAAAGGTGCTACATAGTTCAGAGGGAGGTAGGAATAGATACTTCTTCCTTTGCCAGGGGACTAAGGGCAGCCTTGCGGGAAGATCCGGACGTAATATTCGTAGGTGAAATAAGAGATCCAGAAACTGCGCTAATAGCCCTACAGGCTGCAGAGACGGGACACTTGGTCTTTTCTACATTGCACACGCTGGATGCCAAAGAAACTATAAACAGACTCATAGGCATGTTTAACTTAGAAGTGAGAGAGCAAATAAGGATTCAGTTGGCAGAAACTCTTGTGGCAGTTTTTTCTCAAAGGCTATTACCAAGAAAGGATAGAACCGGTGTCATACCAGCGGTGGAGGTTTTGATAAACACTCCATCCATAAAGGAATGCATACTTGATCCAAGTAAATTTGATGAAATATCCACTCTTATGGAAAAGGGTAGGACTGTTTACGGAA
Proteins encoded in this region:
- a CDS encoding 2-amino-3,7-dideoxy-D-threo-hept-6-ulosonate synthase — translated: MIGKLVRLERIINRETGKTIIVPMDHGVSSGPIEGITDIKKAVDDVAEGGANAVVLHKGMVKVGHRGRGKDIGLIVHLSASTDWAPTKNDKTLVCTVEEAIKLGADAVSIHVNLGADLEREMLRDFGFVSRVCEEWGMPLLAMVYGRGKDMNQYDPKVVAHCARIGAELGADIVKVPYTGSPETFYKVVEGCPVPVVIAGGPKMKTEREVLEMVYGAMQAGAKGLSIGRNVFQAKDRVKMVRALYELVHKNGSVEQALSILEGGE
- a CDS encoding enoyl-ACP reductase FabI, whose translation is MGLLSGKRALITGIANERSIAYGIAKSFHREGAQMAFTYANEKLKKRVEDIAKEFGSELVFECDVSKDEHILALKDWLQKEWGSLDIIVHSIAYAPKEEFKGGVIDTSREGFKVAMDVSVYSLIALTKALLPLMEGRNGSIITLSYYGAEKVVPHYNVMGIAKAALECTVRYLAYDIAKYGHRINAISAGPIKTLAAYSITGFHLLMEHTTKVNPFGKAITIDDVGDTAVFLCSDWARAITGEVVHVDNGYHIMGVFGREEEIKKEVFGKKTEL
- a CDS encoding endonuclease V, which gives rise to MRNFFEQPLEKIQIECSKKVVLKDNFKKLELIGGIDLTFESLKDTPTRAWACLVVIELKTLKPVYYKVVEGIVDFPYIPTFLAFREMPLMLELYKQAEVKADVYFIDGQGVAHPRGCGIASHFGVETGEPTVGVAKSKLVGYAKDPSWKKGSYHYMTYKGKVVGAVVRTKDYAEPIYVSAGNNISLNTAIELVLRTSIYRIPEPTRLAHNYLQRIRKEA
- a CDS encoding lysophospholipid acyltransferase family protein, giving the protein MKKHKCINSFLANRILSPLCPFVKPLFKKVFRIEVVGLENVPSEACIVASNHRSHLDPPVLNAVFPEPLIFIAKEELFKVPLLGKLLPHMGAIPVKRGSGDMQALELSLSFLEKGCKVCIFPEGSRANPGEFLRPKLGVGILAIKSKKQVLPVYIDGTDKVMPRGKSFPKPGPTIRVIIGKPKDYSKETNYKEVAIKIMEEIKTLSKL
- a CDS encoding SDR family NAD(P)-dependent oxidoreductase; translation: MQILVTGCAGFIGWAVAKRLLEEGHKVIGVDNLNSYYDVRLKHYRLEDLRSYRDFKFFQLDIEDYGKLKEVFKNYRFDAVINEAARAGVRASIEDPFVYMTTNANGTLNLLELCKNYGISKFVLASTSSLYAGQPMPFKEDLPVNTPISPYAASKKAAEVIAYTYHYLYGIDVSILRYFTVYGPAGRPDMSVFRFIKWIMEDSSLEVFGDGSQSRDFTYIEDIAEGTILALKPLGYQIINLGNNKPHSLLEMISLVERFTGKKAKIENREFHKADMKATWADITKAKELLGWQPKTSLEEGIEKTVDWFKKNWHWLKEVKL
- the galE gene encoding UDP-glucose 4-epimerase GalE; translated protein: MKILVTGGAGYIGSHMVKLLVEKGYDVLTFDNLSNGYEWAVVNRKLIVGDLLNYKLLEEVLLDYKPHAVMHFAAKVSVPESVEKPLLYYENNFCGTLNLLQAMKRSNIKLLIFSSTAAVYGIPKEVPVKEHSPTHPISPYGWSKLFSEQAIKDFSKAEGIKYGILRYFNVAGADPEGKIGQVSKNPTHLILRALKTAKGELPHLEVYGTDYPTPDGTCIRDYIHVMDLCQAHLDVLNYLMNGGESEVFNVGYGRGYSVLEVIEAVKKVTGVDFKVVTAQRRAGDPPEIVADPSKLKQLVGWKPVYDDLHYIIKTAWDWERSCDKLCI
- a CDS encoding V4R domain-containing protein — its product is MEPLGDKFRALAEAIERESVLVHRAALIDGYRDIYKYSTFGIDKLIKKAAEYGGKKGAKILKERYGVYTDRLDEALEMLTVIAESSRLIEVFEFDVEAKEIRVEGSILVEAVGKSSKPVCEPMAGFFAGFLSELLEKKIDVKETKCAAQGHERCVFKISI
- a CDS encoding secondary thiamine-phosphate synthase enzyme YjbQ — protein: MSLLRVKTTKKTSIVNITPLVKEEVKKSGVKSGLCLIYVPHTTCAVFINEGADPDVVRDITYMLEKLIPWDDKNYAHAEGNSAAHIRSSIIGNSRIVPIEGGELMLGTWESIFLAEFDGPRERKVIIKIIEC
- the gatC gene encoding Asp-tRNA(Asn)/Glu-tRNA(Gln) amidotransferase subunit GatC, producing the protein MLSKEVVEKVAQLAKLKLTEEEKETLSKQLLDIIEFVNQLNQVDTEQIEGFENPPEGTFLREDVPQNPLPREKALMNAPEKENGFFVVPRILEV
- the recA gene encoding recombinase RecA codes for the protein MVEVKSKEAEEKRKALESVLASIERKFGKGSIMPLKNAEKVKVETISTGSLSLDIATGVGGIPRGKIIEIFGPESSGKTTLALHVIAEAQKNGGIAVFIDAEHALDPKYAQKIGVDVENLYISQPDYGEQALEIAESLLRSGAVDVIVIDSVAALVPKDELEGEMGEAHVGKQARLMAQALRKLKSLAHNANAAVIFINQLREKIGVMFGNPETTPGGRALKFFADMRLDVRRIGDAKEGESKVGSRVRVKVVKNKLAPPFREAEFDMIYGEGICKLCDLVDTAAELGVIKKSGAWYSYGEIRLGQGRDQAKKFLQENPELAKEIEQKVREVAGIATANTKEGD
- a CDS encoding type IV pilus twitching motility protein PilT — translated: MLQLILRKAIELGASDIHLKTGSVPVVRVKKRLLRLEDFKPIEGGQMETFLAEILGKNRKKLAEFEELGETDVSYSIPGLARLRVNVYKQRTTIAMAFRVIPYSIPPFDTLNLPPVLRKVVNEHTKGLILVTGPTGSGKSTTIASLIDELNATKDYTIITIEDPIEYLFRDKRCYIVQREVGIDTSSFARGLRAALREDPDVIFVGEIRDPETALIALQAAETGHLVFSTLHTLDAKETINRLIGMFNLEVREQIRIQLAETLVAVFSQRLLPRKDRTGVIPAVEVLINTPSIKECILDPSKFDEISTLMEKGRTVYGTQTFDQHLEELYKKGLIDYNTALAYASKPADLELKLKGISSGGRGFF